In Thauera sp. JM12B12, one DNA window encodes the following:
- a CDS encoding Ni/Fe hydrogenase subunit alpha has product MSFELETAPADAGTLRRVAIDPVSRVEGHGKVTILLDEHNKVHQVRLHIVEFRGFERFIQGRPYWEVPVMVQRLCGICPVSHHLAASKALDLVVGATKVTPTADKMRRLMHYGQILQSHALHFFHLSSPDLLFGFDSEVGRRNIVGVAEKYPEIAKKGILLRKYGQEVIRLTAGKRVHGTGAVPGGVNRALSVDERKDLLKDAYQMIAWSREAVHIIKELHQQNPALYDHFGTFRSNFMGMVAPDGSLDLYHGVLRAKDADGSILFDQVDYQTYDRLITEEVKPWSYMKFPYFTAMGPENGWYRVGPLARVQNCDSIPTPFAEHERREFVAYAGGKPLHATLAYHWARMIEMLFAAETIKELLQDDDLSGTDLMTSGQRRREGVGVIEAPRGTLFHHYQVGDDDLVSMANLIVSTTHNNQAMNSAVREVARQYLDGNEITEGLLNHIEVAIRAYDPCLSCATHALGKMPLEVTLVDAEGTELDRKYKQ; this is encoded by the coding sequence ATGAGCTTCGAACTCGAAACCGCCCCCGCCGACGCCGGTACCCTGCGCCGCGTCGCCATCGACCCCGTGTCGCGCGTGGAAGGCCACGGCAAGGTCACGATCCTGCTCGACGAGCACAACAAGGTGCACCAGGTGCGCCTGCACATCGTCGAATTCCGCGGCTTCGAGCGCTTCATCCAGGGCCGCCCGTACTGGGAAGTCCCGGTCATGGTGCAGCGCCTGTGCGGCATCTGCCCGGTGTCGCACCACCTCGCCGCGAGCAAGGCGCTCGACCTCGTCGTCGGCGCGACCAAGGTCACGCCCACCGCGGACAAGATGCGCCGCCTGATGCACTACGGCCAGATCCTGCAGTCGCACGCGCTGCACTTCTTCCACCTGTCCTCGCCCGACCTGCTGTTCGGCTTCGACTCCGAGGTCGGCCGGCGCAACATCGTCGGTGTGGCGGAGAAGTACCCGGAGATCGCGAAGAAGGGCATCCTGCTGCGCAAGTACGGCCAGGAGGTGATCCGCCTCACCGCCGGCAAGCGGGTGCACGGCACGGGTGCGGTACCGGGCGGCGTCAATCGTGCGCTGAGCGTCGACGAGCGCAAGGACCTGCTCAAGGACGCCTATCAGATGATCGCGTGGAGCCGCGAGGCGGTGCACATCATCAAGGAGCTGCACCAGCAGAACCCCGCCCTCTACGACCACTTCGGAACTTTCCGCTCGAATTTCATGGGCATGGTCGCGCCCGACGGAAGCCTCGACCTCTACCACGGCGTGCTGCGCGCCAAGGACGCCGACGGCAGCATCCTGTTCGACCAGGTCGACTACCAGACCTACGACCGCCTCATCACCGAGGAGGTCAAGCCCTGGAGCTACATGAAGTTCCCCTACTTCACGGCCATGGGCCCGGAAAACGGCTGGTACAGGGTCGGCCCGCTCGCGCGCGTGCAGAACTGCGACAGCATCCCCACGCCGTTTGCCGAGCACGAACGCCGCGAATTCGTCGCCTACGCCGGCGGCAAGCCGCTGCACGCCACGCTCGCGTACCACTGGGCGCGCATGATCGAGATGCTGTTCGCCGCCGAGACCATCAAGGAACTGCTGCAGGACGACGACCTCTCCGGCACTGACTTGATGACGAGCGGCCAACGCCGGCGCGAAGGCGTGGGCGTCATCGAGGCACCGCGCGGCACCCTCTTCCACCACTACCAGGTGGGCGACGACGACCTCGTCAGCATGGCCAACCTCATCGTCTCCACCACCCACAACAACCAGGCGATGAACAGCGCGGTGCGCGAAGTGGCCAGGCAATACCTCGATGGCAACGAGATCACCGAGGGTCTGCTCAACCACATCGAGGTCGCCATCCGCGCCTACGACCCCTGTCTGTCCTGCGCCACCCACGCGCTCGGCAAGATGCCGCTCGAGGTCACCCTGGTCGACGCCGAAGGCACGGAGCTGGACCGGAAATACAAGCAATGA
- a CDS encoding hydrogenase maturation protease gives MTAPVLVFGWGNPSRGDDALGPLFVEAVEAMALPGVECLTDFQLQVEHALDLKGRERVLFVDASASMATPFQIEPIQAARDASFTSHAVSPHAILQVFEDIEGRPVPRSWLLAIRGESWELGMPLGASARANLHAALAAFGTWLSGPA, from the coding sequence ATGACGGCGCCGGTGCTGGTGTTCGGTTGGGGCAACCCGAGCCGCGGCGATGATGCGCTCGGGCCGCTGTTCGTGGAGGCGGTCGAGGCGATGGCGCTACCGGGTGTGGAATGCCTCACCGACTTCCAGCTTCAGGTAGAGCATGCGCTGGATCTCAAGGGGCGCGAGCGGGTGCTGTTCGTGGATGCTTCGGCCAGCATGGCGACGCCCTTCCAGATCGAGCCGATCCAAGCCGCCCGTGACGCGAGCTTCACCAGCCATGCGGTGTCGCCACACGCCATCCTTCAGGTCTTCGAGGACATCGAGGGCCGCCCTGTCCCGCGCAGCTGGTTGCTCGCCATCCGGGGCGAATCGTGGGAGCTCGGCATGCCATTGGGGGCGTCCGCTCGCGCAAACCTGCACGCAGCCCTTGCCGCCTTCGGCACCTGGCTCTCCGGTCCCGCCTAG
- the radA gene encoding DNA repair protein RadA, with the protein MARSKSAFVCTECGAQAVRWQGQCPQCQAWNTMVETVLEPSAPAAGSRFAALAGETSRLQPLSALEPREEPRQPTGLDEFDRVLGGGLVAGGVVLIGGDPGIGKSTLLLQALSHLAGSRPAAGGEGAAAKAAAGVIYVSGEESGEQVALRAQRLQLPSSPLQMLAEINLERILHTLRAARPRVAVIDSIQTVYSETLQSAPGSVAQVRECAAQLTRFAKQSGTSLILVGHVTKDGTLAGPRVLEHIVDTVLYFEGDTHSSFRLIRAFKNRFGAVNELGVFAMTERGLRGVSNPSAIFLSQHSQQVAGSCVLITQEGTRPLLVEVQALVDSSQSPNPRRLSVGLEQNRLAMLLAVMHRHAGVVCFDQDVFVNAVGGVKITEPAADLAILFAIVSSLRDRPLKRGLAVFGEVGLAGEIRPAPRGQERLKEAAKLGFDTAIVPRANAPKQPIEGLTVIAVERVEEALEQLRGL; encoded by the coding sequence ATGGCACGCTCGAAATCCGCTTTCGTCTGCACCGAATGCGGTGCGCAGGCCGTGCGCTGGCAAGGCCAGTGCCCGCAATGCCAGGCCTGGAATACCATGGTCGAGACGGTACTGGAGCCGTCCGCGCCCGCAGCAGGTAGTCGCTTCGCCGCATTGGCGGGCGAAACCAGCCGCTTGCAGCCCTTGTCCGCACTCGAACCCCGCGAGGAACCGCGTCAGCCCACCGGCCTGGACGAGTTCGACCGCGTGCTCGGCGGCGGCCTGGTCGCCGGCGGCGTGGTGCTGATCGGTGGCGACCCGGGGATCGGCAAGTCGACGCTGCTGCTGCAGGCCTTGTCCCATCTTGCAGGATCGCGTCCGGCCGCGGGCGGAGAGGGCGCGGCCGCCAAGGCGGCTGCAGGGGTGATCTACGTCAGCGGCGAGGAGTCGGGCGAGCAGGTCGCGCTGCGCGCCCAGCGCCTGCAACTGCCATCGTCGCCGCTGCAGATGCTGGCCGAGATCAACCTCGAGCGCATCCTGCACACGCTGCGCGCGGCGCGCCCGCGGGTCGCGGTCATCGACTCGATCCAGACCGTGTATTCCGAGACCCTGCAGTCCGCCCCCGGCTCGGTCGCCCAGGTGCGCGAATGCGCCGCGCAGCTCACCCGCTTCGCCAAGCAGAGCGGCACCAGCCTGATCCTGGTCGGCCACGTCACCAAGGATGGCACGCTCGCCGGTCCGCGCGTGCTTGAGCACATCGTCGACACCGTGCTCTATTTCGAGGGCGACACCCACTCCAGCTTCCGGCTGATCCGGGCGTTCAAGAACCGCTTCGGCGCGGTCAACGAGCTCGGCGTGTTCGCGATGACCGAGCGCGGCCTGCGCGGCGTCTCCAATCCCTCGGCGATCTTCCTGTCGCAGCACTCGCAGCAGGTCGCCGGCAGCTGTGTGCTGATCACCCAGGAAGGCACCCGCCCGCTGCTGGTCGAGGTGCAGGCCCTGGTCGATTCATCGCAGAGCCCCAATCCGCGCCGGCTGTCGGTCGGCCTGGAGCAAAACCGGCTGGCCATGCTGCTTGCGGTGATGCACCGCCACGCCGGTGTGGTGTGCTTCGATCAGGACGTGTTCGTCAATGCCGTCGGCGGGGTCAAGATCACCGAGCCGGCGGCCGACCTCGCGATCCTGTTCGCGATCGTGTCCTCGCTGCGCGACCGTCCGCTCAAGCGCGGGCTAGCGGTGTTCGGCGAGGTCGGCCTTGCCGGCGAGATCCGCCCCGCGCCGCGCGGGCAGGAACGGCTGAAGGAAGCGGCCAAGCTCGGCTTCGACACCGCGATCGTTCCGCGCGCGAACGCGCCCAAGCAGCCGATCGAGGGACTCACCGTGATCGCGGTCGAGCGGGTGGAGGAGGCGCTGGAGCAGTTGCGCGGCTTGTAA